The following proteins come from a genomic window of Anabaena sphaerica FACHB-251:
- a CDS encoding alpha/beta fold hydrolase has protein sequence MASDRMKAELPYSERVTLKPGGHMALMEQNKQFAEAVSTFCTGCL, from the coding sequence GTGGCGAGCGATCGCATGAAAGCAGAATTGCCTTATTCTGAACGAGTCACCCTAAAACCAGGTGGACACATGGCATTAATGGAACAAAACAAACAATTTGCCGAAGCAGTCAGCACGTTTTGTACTGGCTGCTTATAG
- a CDS encoding glycosyltransferase: MHIGFLNPQGNFDSNNSHITKHPDFGGQLIYVKQVALAIAQMGHKVDILTRQIIDPEWPEFAEVIDTYPGVDNVRIIRLPAGPKEFLPKELLWPHLIVDWVPNILKFYQQQGGGLPDAMTAHYGDGGLCGVLIEEETGIPFTFTAHSLGAQKMDKLEVTPENLTEIDEQFNFRYRILAEHLSMNRSAINITSTRQERFEQYSHRVYNGAVDVDNDNRFAVIPPGADFSIFGAKARSENEEATEELIQERLARDIAETRRDLPVILASSRLEPKKNILGLVQAFAMSPTLQERANLMLITGGLDDPLQEEASDDIAEEVLAPIREVVKEKDLWGKISAFSLSDQSQESLAAAYRFMVKRRSVFALTALYEPFGLAPLEAAAAGLPVVATKNGGPSESFLQGNKEYGVLVDPEDPADIARGLERLLCDAQEWEYFAQVGQQRVLKTYTWESTAENYLSSLEQILSSPETRPRAELLPIHPYFRNPESQADIFLEELGELYFGSNQKVLSTSSL, from the coding sequence ATGCATATTGGATTTCTCAACCCTCAAGGCAATTTTGATTCAAATAATAGTCATATAACGAAACACCCAGATTTTGGGGGTCAGCTGATCTACGTTAAGCAAGTCGCCCTCGCCATAGCTCAAATGGGTCATAAAGTTGATATTCTCACCCGTCAAATTATTGACCCTGAGTGGCCAGAGTTTGCTGAAGTGATTGACACTTATCCAGGGGTAGATAACGTCCGCATTATCCGCTTACCAGCTGGGCCAAAAGAATTTCTCCCTAAAGAGTTGTTATGGCCTCATCTGATCGTTGATTGGGTACCTAACATCTTGAAATTTTATCAACAGCAAGGAGGTGGCTTACCTGATGCTATGACTGCTCACTACGGCGATGGAGGACTGTGTGGCGTTCTAATTGAAGAGGAGACAGGCATACCTTTTACCTTTACTGCTCATTCTCTCGGCGCTCAAAAGATGGATAAACTGGAAGTTACGCCAGAAAATCTCACGGAAATAGACGAGCAATTTAATTTCAGATATCGCATCTTAGCCGAACACCTGAGCATGAATCGCTCGGCCATTAATATCACCAGTACACGACAAGAACGCTTTGAACAGTATTCTCATCGAGTCTATAATGGTGCAGTGGATGTAGACAACGATAACCGCTTTGCAGTAATTCCACCGGGAGCAGATTTCTCGATTTTCGGTGCAAAGGCACGTTCCGAAAATGAGGAAGCTACCGAAGAGTTAATTCAGGAGCGATTGGCACGGGACATTGCAGAAACCCGTCGAGATTTGCCCGTCATCTTAGCATCCAGTCGATTAGAGCCGAAAAAAAACATATTAGGGCTAGTGCAAGCCTTCGCAATGAGTCCAACACTTCAGGAACGAGCTAACTTGATGCTAATTACAGGGGGGCTAGACGATCCTTTACAAGAGGAGGCTAGTGACGACATAGCTGAAGAGGTATTAGCCCCTATTCGGGAAGTGGTCAAAGAAAAAGACTTGTGGGGCAAGATCAGTGCCTTTAGCTTGTCAGATCAGTCTCAAGAGTCACTGGCAGCAGCTTATCGGTTTATGGTTAAACGCCGCTCAGTATTTGCGCTGACGGCACTTTACGAACCCTTTGGGCTTGCTCCCTTAGAAGCAGCAGCCGCAGGTTTGCCAGTGGTAGCAACCAAGAACGGTGGCCCTAGCGAGAGCTTCCTACAGGGAAATAAGGAATATGGTGTACTCGTTGACCCAGAAGATCCTGCTGATATTGCACGCGGCTTAGAGCGGTTGCTATGTGATGCTCAGGAGTGGGAGTATTTTGCCCAAGTGGGTCAGCAACGGGTGTTGAAGACTTACACTTGGGAATCTACTGCTGAAAACTACCTGTCTTCGCTTGAGCAGATTTTGTCTTCCCCGGAAACCCGCCCTCGCGCTGAACTCCTTCCCATCCATCCCTACTTTCGTAATCCAGAATCGCAGGCGGATATTTTTTTAGAAGAATTGGGCGAACTTTACTTTGGAAGTAATCAAAAAGTGCTAAGTACATCTAGCCTTTAA